The following proteins come from a genomic window of Deinococcus depolymerans:
- a CDS encoding Dam family site-specific DNA-(adenine-N6)-methyltransferase, translated as MITPFLKWPGGKGWLYKQHPELFDGDYSNYFEPFLGSGAVFFSKKPAFSHLNDSNKELIETYRAIRDNHEGILDLLERHQKKHSKEYYYNIRSSRPTKRIEIAARMIYLNRTCWNGLYRVNLEGQFNVPIGTKTNVLMRAEDFPIISEYLKNTKLTSIDFSHSIRNAKEGDLIFADPPYFDSSSADKFKKYSSLPFTFNDHKRLARSLFRASERGAKVIMTHSQSDDVLGLYENKSRILYTDRRDTLSAKSEYRGRYREVVIVIGI; from the coding sequence ATGATCACACCATTTCTTAAATGGCCCGGCGGGAAGGGCTGGCTATATAAACAACATCCCGAGCTATTTGATGGCGATTATAGCAATTACTTTGAGCCTTTCTTGGGTAGTGGAGCAGTATTCTTTTCAAAGAAACCTGCCTTTAGTCACTTGAATGATTCGAATAAAGAACTTATTGAAACATATAGGGCGATTAGAGATAACCATGAGGGCATTCTGGATTTACTCGAAAGACATCAGAAAAAGCATTCTAAAGAATATTATTACAATATAAGATCTAGCAGGCCAACCAAAAGAATAGAGATTGCAGCAAGAATGATTTATCTTAATCGTACATGCTGGAATGGTCTCTACAGAGTAAACCTAGAAGGTCAATTTAATGTCCCTATAGGCACTAAGACTAATGTGCTAATGAGAGCAGAAGATTTCCCGATCATATCTGAATACCTCAAAAATACCAAATTAACTAGTATTGATTTCAGTCACTCAATCAGAAACGCGAAGGAAGGAGATCTAATCTTTGCTGATCCGCCTTACTTTGATTCTTCCTCGGCTGATAAATTCAAAAAATATTCATCTCTGCCTTTCACATTTAACGATCACAAAAGGTTAGCACGATCACTTTTTCGAGCGAGCGAAAGGGGCGCTAAAGTCATAATGACTCACTCACAATCAGATGATGTGTTAGGCCTATATGAAAACAAATCGCGGATCCTTTATACGGACAGGAGAGATACTCTCTCCGCAAAAAGTGAATATCGCGGACGCTATCGAGAAGTCGTCATCGTGATAGGTATATAG
- the gcvP gene encoding aminomethyl-transferring glycine dehydrogenase, whose amino-acid sequence MTRSLTDLLQTADFLDRHVGPTAAEQAAMLAELGVGSLDELSDTTLPESIRFTGDLNVGGPVTEAQALADLKAVAAKNKVFRSYIGMGYSGTHTPGVILRNMLENPGWYTAYTPYQAEISQGRLEMLLNFQQAIMDLTAMPVCNASLLDEATAAAEAMTLAKRAGKSKGSTLYVAQDVHPQTIDVIRTRAEYFGFEIVTGPADAELPEGTFAALVQTPGTYGDLHDLSPIAERVHASGGLLIAATDLLASALVKPVGEMGADIVIGSAQRFGVPMGFGGPHAAFLACRSDFQRSMPGRVIGVSKDVKGRPALRMAMQTREQHIRREKATSNICTAQALLANMAAAYAVYHGPEGIRTIAERTHRLTGILARFLTEAGVELVNGEFFDTLTFKGDTAAIRSRAEGMGINLRYENDLISVSLDETTTPADIEDLIEAIAGTRQNDNGQEFKVLSEYQHKFVDGIPADLKRESEYLSHPVFNTHHSEHGMLRYLKSLENKDYSLTHGMIPLGSCTMKLNATTEMIPVTWPEFGQLHPFAPADQTEGYAEMLAELEAWLADITGYDAVSLQPNSGAQGEYAGLLVIRKYHESRGEAHRNICLIPASAHGTNPASAAMMGMQVVVVKTDADGNIDMDDLKAQAEKHSENLGALMITYPSTHGVYEERVTEACELIHQHGGQVYLDGANMNAQVGLTKPGLIGSDVSHLNLHKTFAIPHGGGGPGMGPIGVKAHLAPFLPNHAVRPTSESSTGAVSAAPYGSASILPISYLYIRLLGARGLKVATQVALLNANYIAHHLKGAFPVLYTGRNDRVAHECIIDLRPLKAESGITEEDVAKRLMDYGFHAPTMSFPVPGTLMIEPTESEPKAELDRFIQAMLGIRREIQDVQDELITAADSPLKHAPHTQADLIDMDWNRAYSRETAAYPTSTQKQWKYWPSVNRVDNVYGDRNFVCSCPPVEDYIEA is encoded by the coding sequence ATGACCCGTTCCCTGACTGATCTGCTGCAGACCGCTGATTTCCTCGACCGTCACGTCGGCCCGACCGCCGCCGAACAGGCCGCCATGCTCGCGGAGCTGGGCGTGGGCAGCCTGGATGAACTGAGTGACACGACCCTGCCCGAGAGCATCCGCTTCACGGGTGACCTGAACGTGGGCGGCCCGGTCACGGAAGCGCAGGCGCTGGCCGACCTGAAGGCGGTCGCGGCGAAGAACAAGGTGTTCCGCAGTTACATCGGCATGGGGTACAGCGGGACGCACACGCCGGGCGTGATCCTGCGGAACATGCTGGAGAACCCCGGCTGGTACACGGCGTACACGCCGTACCAGGCGGAGATCAGCCAGGGTCGCCTGGAGATGCTGCTGAACTTCCAGCAGGCGATCATGGACCTGACCGCCATGCCCGTCTGCAACGCCTCGCTGCTGGACGAGGCGACCGCCGCCGCCGAGGCCATGACCCTCGCCAAGCGCGCGGGCAAGAGCAAGGGCAGCACGCTGTACGTGGCGCAGGACGTGCACCCGCAGACCATCGACGTGATCCGCACCCGCGCGGAGTACTTCGGGTTCGAGATCGTCACCGGACCCGCCGACGCCGAACTGCCCGAAGGCACCTTCGCGGCGCTGGTGCAGACGCCCGGCACGTACGGCGACCTGCACGACCTCTCCCCCATTGCCGAGCGTGTGCACGCCAGCGGCGGCCTGCTGATCGCCGCGACGGACCTGCTGGCCAGCGCCCTCGTGAAACCCGTGGGTGAGATGGGCGCGGACATCGTGATCGGCAGCGCCCAGCGCTTCGGCGTGCCGATGGGCTTCGGCGGGCCGCACGCGGCGTTCCTGGCGTGCCGCAGCGACTTCCAGCGCTCCATGCCCGGCCGCGTGATCGGCGTGAGCAAGGACGTCAAGGGCCGCCCGGCGCTGCGCATGGCGATGCAGACGCGCGAGCAGCACATCCGCCGCGAGAAGGCCACCAGCAACATCTGCACCGCGCAGGCCCTCCTGGCGAACATGGCCGCCGCGTACGCCGTCTACCACGGCCCCGAAGGCATCCGCACGATTGCCGAGCGCACGCACCGCCTGACGGGCATCCTGGCACGCTTCCTGACGGAGGCTGGCGTCGAACTGGTCAACGGGGAATTCTTCGACACGCTGACGTTCAAGGGTGACACCGCCGCCATCCGGAGCCGCGCTGAAGGCATGGGCATCAACCTCCGCTACGAGAATGATCTGATCTCAGTCAGCCTGGACGAAACCACCACGCCCGCCGACATCGAAGACCTGATCGAAGCGATTGCCGGAACCCGGCAGAACGACAACGGTCAGGAGTTCAAGGTGCTGTCCGAGTACCAGCACAAGTTCGTGGACGGCATTCCCGCCGACCTGAAGCGAGAGAGCGAGTACCTCTCGCACCCGGTGTTCAACACGCACCACAGCGAGCACGGCATGCTGCGGTACCTGAAGAGCCTGGAGAACAAGGATTACAGCCTGACGCACGGCATGATCCCGCTGGGCAGCTGCACCATGAAACTGAACGCCACGACGGAAATGATTCCCGTGACGTGGCCCGAGTTCGGCCAGCTGCACCCCTTCGCGCCCGCCGACCAGACGGAAGGCTACGCGGAGATGCTGGCGGAACTGGAGGCGTGGCTGGCGGACATCACCGGGTACGACGCCGTGAGCCTCCAGCCGAACAGCGGCGCGCAGGGCGAGTACGCGGGCCTGCTGGTCATCCGCAAGTACCACGAGAGCCGCGGCGAGGCGCACCGCAACATCTGCCTGATTCCCGCATCCGCGCACGGCACGAACCCCGCCAGCGCCGCCATGATGGGCATGCAGGTCGTGGTCGTGAAGACCGACGCGGACGGCAACATCGACATGGACGACCTGAAAGCCCAGGCGGAGAAGCACAGCGAGAACCTGGGCGCGCTGATGATCACGTACCCCAGCACGCACGGCGTGTACGAGGAACGCGTGACCGAAGCGTGCGAGCTGATCCACCAGCACGGCGGGCAGGTGTACCTGGACGGCGCGAACATGAACGCCCAGGTCGGCCTGACCAAACCCGGCCTGATCGGCAGCGACGTCAGCCACCTGAACCTGCACAAGACCTTCGCCATTCCCCACGGGGGCGGCGGCCCCGGCATGGGACCCATCGGCGTCAAGGCGCACCTCGCCCCGTTCCTCCCGAACCACGCCGTGCGCCCCACCAGCGAGAGCAGCACGGGGGCCGTCAGTGCCGCGCCGTACGGCAGCGCCAGCATCCTCCCCATCAGCTACCTGTACATCCGCCTGCTCGGCGCACGCGGCCTGAAAGTCGCCACGCAGGTCGCCCTGCTGAACGCCAACTACATCGCCCACCACCTCAAAGGCGCGTTCCCCGTCCTGTACACCGGCCGGAACGACCGCGTGGCGCACGAGTGCATCATCGACCTGCGCCCCCTGAAAGCCGAGAGCGGCATAACCGAGGAGGACGTCGCCAAGCGCCTCATGGACTACGGCTTCCACGCCCCCACCATGAGCTTCCCCGTGCCCGGCACGCTGATGATCGAACCGACCGAGAGTGAACCCAAAGCGGAACTCGACCGGTTTATCCAGGCGATGCTCGGCATTCGCCGCGAGATTCAGGACGTGCAGGACGAACTGATCACCGCCGCCGACAGCCCGCTGAAGCACGCGCCCCACACCCAGGCCGACCTGATCGACATGGACTGGAACCGCGCGTACAGCCGCGAAACCGCCGCCTACCCCACCAGCACGCAGAAACAGTGGAAGTACTGGCCCAGCGTGAATAGAGTGGACAACGTCTACGGCGACAGAAACTTCGTGTGCAGCTGCCCCCCCGTCGAGGACTACATAGAGGCGTAA
- the gcvH gene encoding glycine cleavage system protein GcvH: MTTTPTELKYAASHEWLAADGTVGITDFAQDQLGDVVYVELPEVGRVVEAGETIAVVESVKTASDIYAPASGTITAVNDALSGTPELVNSAPYEGGWLFKLDVTGEGDLMDAAAYEAANN, from the coding sequence ATGACCACCACCCCCACCGAACTGAAGTACGCCGCCTCCCACGAATGGCTCGCCGCTGACGGCACCGTCGGCATCACCGACTTCGCGCAGGACCAGCTGGGCGACGTCGTGTACGTCGAACTGCCCGAAGTGGGCCGCGTCGTCGAAGCAGGCGAAACCATCGCCGTCGTCGAGAGCGTCAAGACCGCTTCTGACATCTACGCGCCCGCCAGCGGCACCATCACCGCCGTGAACGACGCCCTGAGCGGCACCCCCGAACTCGTCAACAGCGCCCCCTACGAAGGCGGCTGGCTGTTCAAACTCGACGTGACCGGCGAGGGCGACCTGATGGACGCCGCCGCGTACGAAGCCGCGAACAACTGA
- the gcvT gene encoding glycine cleavage system aminomethyltransferase GcvT, with the protein MVPFGGWDMPVQYAGVKAEHDAVRTKAGVFDVSHMGEFRVQGPGALAFLQHVTTNDVSKLKPGRAQYNWLPGVSGGLVDDIYIYMVAPDEYLTVVNASNIAKDWAHLQSHAEGFDVTLTDESDRWALLAAQGPQTESLLQPHTDTDLSSRKKNAFFPAKLFGFDVMLARTGYTGEDGFEVFTDASEAETVWDKLLAVGFTPAGLGARDTLRLEAGFPLYGHEFSDTIHPLSSTYSWVVKDKTHIGHEHIRTAPTQTLIGLKLERVPVREGYPVKVGGEVVGHVTSGTSSPTFGHPIAMALVNAEHAGADIFDVEVRGKDHPATRVQLPFYKR; encoded by the coding sequence ATGGTCCCCTTCGGCGGGTGGGACATGCCCGTGCAGTACGCCGGCGTGAAAGCCGAACACGACGCCGTCCGCACGAAGGCTGGCGTGTTCGACGTGTCCCACATGGGCGAATTCCGCGTGCAGGGCCCGGGCGCACTGGCCTTCCTGCAGCACGTCACCACCAACGACGTCAGCAAACTGAAACCCGGCCGCGCTCAGTACAACTGGCTGCCCGGCGTGTCCGGCGGGCTGGTGGACGACATCTACATCTACATGGTCGCGCCAGACGAGTACCTGACGGTCGTGAACGCCAGCAACATCGCCAAGGACTGGGCGCACCTGCAAAGCCACGCCGAAGGGTTCGACGTCACCCTGACCGACGAGAGCGACCGCTGGGCCCTGCTGGCCGCGCAGGGCCCCCAGACCGAGAGCCTGCTGCAACCCCACACCGACACCGACCTGAGCAGCCGGAAGAAGAACGCCTTCTTCCCCGCGAAGCTCTTCGGTTTCGACGTGATGCTGGCCCGCACCGGGTACACCGGCGAGGACGGCTTCGAGGTGTTCACGGACGCCAGCGAGGCCGAGACCGTCTGGGACAAACTCCTGGCCGTGGGCTTCACGCCCGCCGGACTGGGCGCCCGCGACACCCTGCGCCTCGAAGCGGGCTTTCCCCTCTACGGGCACGAATTTTCAGACACCATCCACCCGCTGAGCAGCACGTACAGCTGGGTCGTGAAGGACAAGACCCACATCGGCCACGAGCACATCCGCACGGCCCCCACGCAGACCCTGATCGGCCTGAAACTGGAGCGCGTGCCCGTCCGCGAGGGCTACCCCGTCAAGGTCGGCGGTGAGGTCGTCGGGCACGTCACGAGCGGCACGAGCAGCCCTACCTTCGGGCATCCCATCGCCATGGCCCTCGTGAACGCCGAGCACGCCGGAGCCGACATCTTCGACGTCGAGGTGCGCGGCAAGGACCACCCCGCCACCCGCGTGCAACTGCCGTTTTACAAACGGTGA
- a CDS encoding DUF6979 family protein, translated as MTTGKKSVPQGEKRQTGTVYEQLTDRALEALRQGHTPRAAWAAAQALVTAKPSTLAKGCPRSTFVSLAEHGYLRGVPAQAGARPLSLNARHALHARTVAQADPDLLNCKQAWWAVTRAHSGTDRENHAGILDVLHALMVRDALTDPPAP; from the coding sequence ATGACGACCGGGAAAAAGAGCGTTCCACAGGGTGAAAAACGTCAGACTGGAACGGTGTACGAGCAGCTGACGGACCGGGCCTTGGAAGCCCTGCGGCAGGGGCATACTCCCCGTGCTGCCTGGGCCGCCGCGCAGGCTCTCGTGACCGCGAAACCCAGCACGCTGGCCAAGGGCTGCCCACGCTCCACATTCGTCTCCCTGGCCGAACACGGGTACCTGCGGGGTGTGCCTGCACAGGCTGGCGCTCGCCCCCTGAGCCTCAACGCCCGTCATGCCCTGCACGCGCGGACGGTCGCGCAGGCTGACCCTGACCTTCTGAACTGCAAGCAGGCGTGGTGGGCCGTGACCCGCGCACACTCCGGCACGGACCGCGAAAACCACGCGGGCATCCTGGACGTCCTGCACGCGCTGATGGTGCGCGACGCCCTGACCGACCCACCCGCCCCGTGA
- a CDS encoding 2'-5' RNA ligase family protein, which yields MSPSHLLALRPPPDIEARVVAFREAHGVRDAAAVPHVTVKARSGLDDDLRWLDLIPAVAAAIPPVPVELLAPRVFPDGRALYLPARSPGAVRLHLALLDALRPARRFGYEGPQMTPHLTLALGRRDVTLDALLDAARLAFPQPLSFTATHLVWMRKPGPGGAYQPVQAWPLGG from the coding sequence GTGAGCCCCTCGCACCTGCTGGCGCTGCGGCCCCCGCCGGACATCGAGGCCCGCGTCGTGGCGTTCCGGGAAGCCCACGGCGTGCGCGACGCGGCGGCGGTGCCGCACGTCACCGTGAAGGCCCGCAGCGGTCTGGACGACGATCTGCGCTGGCTGGACCTCATCCCGGCGGTGGCGGCGGCGATCCCGCCCGTTCCGGTCGAACTGCTCGCGCCGCGCGTGTTCCCGGACGGCCGCGCCCTGTACCTGCCCGCCCGCAGTCCCGGCGCGGTGCGGCTGCACCTCGCCCTGCTGGACGCCCTGAGGCCCGCGCGGCGCTTCGGGTACGAGGGGCCGCAGATGACCCCGCACCTCACGCTGGCCCTCGGGCGGCGGGACGTGACCCTGGACGCCCTGCTGGACGCGGCGCGGCTGGCGTTCCCGCAGCCGCTGTCCTTCACCGCCACCCACCTCGTCTGGATGCGCAAACCCGGACCCGGCGGCGCGTACCAGCCTGTGCAGGCGTGGCCGCTCGGAGGGTAG
- a CDS encoding SDR family NAD(P)-dependent oxidoreductase, producing MNTLIIGATGGIGAATARVLAAQGDTLTLSGRNEATLTALAAELGAAHHAADLGYESHVRALLEGVPPLDTLVYAAGAALPGPLKDADPTHVRAVWNANYFGALWVLKHGLGRLNAGGRVYLIGARPELVTARGFSQYAASKAALARAAEVARLEHRGVGVTLVLPPAVDTPLWSQVGRVPKGAVTPDVVARAIAAHRAGDPTPELRVD from the coding sequence ATGAACACCCTGATCATCGGAGCGACCGGCGGGATCGGCGCCGCCACGGCCCGCGTCCTGGCCGCGCAGGGCGACACCCTGACCCTCAGCGGCCGGAACGAGGCGACCCTGACCGCCCTGGCCGCCGAACTCGGCGCGGCCCACCACGCCGCCGACCTGGGCTACGAGAGCCATGTGCGGGCGCTGCTGGAGGGCGTGCCGCCCCTGGACACGCTGGTGTACGCGGCGGGCGCGGCGCTGCCCGGACCCCTGAAGGACGCCGACCCCACGCACGTCCGCGCCGTGTGGAACGCCAACTACTTCGGGGCGCTGTGGGTGCTCAAGCACGGGCTGGGCCGCCTGAACGCGGGCGGGCGCGTGTACCTGATCGGGGCGCGGCCCGAACTGGTCACGGCGCGCGGTTTCAGTCAGTACGCCGCCAGCAAGGCCGCCCTGGCCCGCGCGGCAGAGGTCGCGCGGCTGGAACACCGGGGCGTGGGGGTCACGCTGGTCCTGCCGCCCGCCGTGGACACGCCCCTGTGGTCGCAGGTGGGCCGCGTGCCGAAAGGCGCAGTCACGCCGGACGTGGTGGCCCGCGCCATCGCCGCGCACCGTGCGGGCGACCCCACGCCGGAACTCAGGGTGGACTGA
- a CDS encoding 5-formyltetrahydrofolate cyclo-ligase, translating into MTRPDPPTDLSDKAAWRTWARTVRAGLPDVSGEVTAQARTLLRAVGARCVLAYRALPGEPDVSALRGEFELLAPRARFRPTPRLTLHPWDTATEVSRFGALQPPADAPQVGLDTVDAILLPALAFDRRGVRLGYGGGFYDRLLPGFAGVTVGVIQGALIVPRLPADPHDGPVAWLLSEAGVQAAVSPP; encoded by the coding sequence GTGACCCGACCCGACCCACCCACCGACCTGTCCGACAAGGCTGCCTGGAGGACCTGGGCGCGGACCGTGCGCGCCGGGCTGCCGGACGTGTCCGGTGAGGTGACGGCGCAGGCGCGGACGCTGCTGCGTGCGGTGGGGGCCCGGTGCGTGCTGGCGTACCGGGCGTTGCCGGGCGAGCCGGACGTGTCGGCGCTGCGCGGCGAGTTCGAACTGCTGGCCCCCCGCGCCCGCTTCCGGCCCACGCCCAGGTTGACGCTGCACCCCTGGGACACCGCCACGGAGGTCAGCCGCTTCGGAGCGCTGCAACCGCCCGCCGACGCGCCGCAGGTGGGCCTGGACACCGTGGATGCGATCCTGCTGCCCGCGCTGGCCTTCGACCGGCGCGGCGTGCGCCTGGGCTACGGCGGCGGCTTCTACGACCGCCTGCTGCCGGGTTTCGCGGGGGTGACGGTGGGCGTGATCCAGGGGGCGCTGATCGTGCCGCGCCTGCCCGCCGACCCGCACGACGGCCCGGTCGCGTGGCTGCTGAGCGAGGCGGGCGTGCAGGCGGCGGTCAGTCCACCCTGA
- a CDS encoding DUF4394 domain-containing protein: MKNLALLTLISAALASCNQMRLPAPPAGQLAYGLGSDGTLVTFGLGNPDASSVTQGISGLGGDTLVDLDVRNTDGRLYGVAASGRVFMINPVTGAATADSTVTGATVVAADFNPVANRLRVAGTNDLNFRHTLMAAPTPATTGTTADGTFVYAPGDPNAGRNPGVVAAAYTNSFDNSGTGAIAAGTTTTLYTIDADLDILVMNTVGPQFNTLNTVGALGVNVMADMTGFDIAGAGSAYLSRVSGNDTDLYTVDLATGKATMTARLSGMKLRSVALKLAAQ; the protein is encoded by the coding sequence ATGAAGAACCTGGCCCTGCTGACCCTGATCTCTGCCGCCCTCGCCTCGTGCAACCAGATGCGCCTGCCCGCCCCGCCCGCCGGTCAGCTCGCGTACGGCCTGGGCAGCGACGGCACCCTCGTGACCTTCGGCCTGGGCAACCCCGACGCCAGCTCCGTGACGCAGGGCATCTCCGGGCTGGGCGGCGACACCCTGGTGGACCTGGACGTGCGCAACACCGACGGCCGGCTGTACGGCGTCGCGGCCAGCGGCCGGGTGTTCATGATCAACCCCGTCACGGGGGCCGCCACTGCCGACAGCACCGTCACGGGCGCCACGGTGGTCGCCGCGGACTTCAACCCGGTCGCCAACCGCCTGCGCGTGGCCGGCACGAACGACCTGAACTTCCGCCATACCCTGATGGCCGCCCCCACGCCCGCCACGACCGGCACCACCGCCGACGGCACCTTCGTGTACGCCCCGGGCGACCCGAACGCCGGCAGGAACCCTGGCGTGGTGGCCGCCGCTTACACCAATTCCTTCGACAACAGCGGCACGGGGGCCATCGCGGCCGGCACCACCACCACCCTGTACACCATCGACGCCGATCTGGACATCCTGGTCATGAACACGGTCGGCCCGCAGTTCAACACCCTGAACACCGTGGGCGCGCTGGGCGTGAACGTCATGGCGGACATGACCGGCTTCGACATCGCCGGCGCGGGCAGCGCGTACCTGAGCCGCGTGTCGGGCAACGACACCGACCTGTACACCGTGGACCTCGCGACCGGGAAGGCCACCATGACCGCCAGGCTCAGCGGCATGAAGCTCAGGTCCGTCGCGCTGAAGCTCGCCGCGCAGTAA
- the nucS gene encoding endonuclease NucS, whose product MLIDSLTHPTPDALLAFLRAHLHARVTLHLAGEVEVLYAGRAASMAEAGDRLLLLKPDGSLQVHGPRGVKPVNWQPRTDHLSAELEGGCVVLHAERRSPAEVVRVRVIGCAQVTALHLGDEALFLLQGSEAQMQRALARAPHLIEDGLTVLDRELLVGVGGIDLYARDAQGRYVVVELKRGKAGHDAVHQLGRYVDAVREQVPGNVRGILAAPDITVPALKVAQAAGLEYVKVEALPQVPEEALQPTLF is encoded by the coding sequence ATGCTGATCGACTCCCTGACCCATCCCACCCCGGACGCCCTGCTGGCCTTCCTGCGCGCGCACCTGCACGCCCGCGTGACCCTGCACCTGGCCGGCGAGGTCGAGGTGCTGTACGCGGGCCGCGCGGCCAGCATGGCCGAGGCCGGCGACCGCCTGCTGCTGCTCAAGCCCGACGGGTCGCTGCAGGTGCACGGGCCGCGCGGCGTGAAGCCCGTGAACTGGCAGCCGCGCACCGATCACCTCTCGGCGGAACTGGAGGGCGGCTGCGTGGTCCTGCACGCCGAGCGGCGCAGCCCCGCCGAGGTGGTGCGCGTCCGTGTGATCGGCTGCGCGCAGGTCACGGCCCTGCACCTGGGCGACGAGGCGCTGTTCCTGCTGCAGGGCAGCGAGGCGCAGATGCAGCGGGCCCTGGCCCGCGCCCCGCACCTGATCGAGGACGGCCTGACGGTCCTGGACCGCGAACTGCTCGTCGGGGTGGGTGGCATCGACCTGTACGCCCGCGACGCGCAGGGGCGCTACGTGGTCGTGGAACTCAAACGCGGCAAGGCCGGCCACGACGCCGTGCACCAGCTCGGCCGGTACGTGGACGCCGTGCGGGAACAGGTGCCGGGGAACGTGCGCGGCATCCTCGCCGCGCCCGACATCACGGTCCCGGCGCTGAAGGTCGCGCAGGCCGCCGGCCTGGAGTACGTGAAAGTCGAGGCGCTTCCCCAGGTGCCCGAGGAAGCGCTGCAACCCACGCTGTTCTGA
- the hisIE gene encoding bifunctional phosphoribosyl-AMP cyclohydrolase/phosphoribosyl-ATP diphosphatase HisIE encodes MTSSISLDTLNFDPQTGLIPVVTQDARSGAVLMQAYADRAAVERTLDTREATYYSRSRQAQWVKGATSGHTQRVVDVQADCDADSLLYRVHQTGPACHTGAYSCYHQPLLTTDTPPAGLDGTLDRVFATITERLATLPENSYVARLHAGGLDRVLKKISEESGEVLLAAKNADRAELATEVADLLFHTLFAMAEVGVSPADVAAVLQEREGKTGLKGPKEVG; translated from the coding sequence ATGACCTCTTCCATCTCCCTGGACACCCTGAACTTCGACCCGCAGACCGGCCTGATCCCGGTCGTCACGCAGGACGCCCGCAGCGGCGCCGTGCTGATGCAGGCATACGCCGACCGCGCCGCCGTCGAGCGCACCCTGGACACCCGCGAGGCCACGTACTACAGCCGCTCCCGGCAGGCGCAGTGGGTCAAGGGCGCGACCAGCGGCCACACCCAGCGCGTCGTGGACGTGCAGGCCGACTGCGACGCCGACAGCCTGCTGTACCGCGTTCACCAGACCGGCCCCGCCTGTCACACCGGCGCGTACTCCTGCTACCACCAGCCGCTCCTGACCACCGATACACCCCCCGCCGGGCTGGACGGCACGCTGGACCGCGTCTTTGCCACCATCACCGAGCGGCTCGCCACGCTGCCCGAGAACAGCTACGTGGCCCGCCTGCACGCCGGCGGCCTGGACCGCGTGCTGAAGAAGATCAGCGAGGAGAGCGGCGAGGTGCTGCTGGCCGCGAAGAACGCCGACCGCGCCGAGCTGGCCACCGAGGTCGCCGACCTGCTGTTCCACACCCTGTTCGCCATGGCCGAGGTCGGGGTCTCCCCCGCCGACGTCGCCGCCGTCCTTCAGGAACGCGAAGGAAAGACCGGCCTGAAAGGCCCGAAAGAGGTGGGCTGA
- the hisF gene encoding imidazole glycerol phosphate synthase subunit HisF yields the protein MLTKRIIPCLDVQNGRVVKNVRFFEDHRDAGDPLVLAQAYEAQQADELVFYDITATFEGRSLMLDVAARVAEQVMMPLTVGGGVNHLSDFRQLLLAGADKISVNSGALTRPELIREASDHHGAQCVMLSIDAKRRPDGRGWNVFRAGGRVDTGLDLIEWAVRGQALGAGEVCLNVMDADGTRAGFDLQATRAVASALDIPVIASGGAGKLEDFRDVLRGGDSGGHADAALAASVFHFGELTVPQVKAYLKGEGLPVRPDWQDTHTP from the coding sequence ATGTTGACCAAGCGCATCATTCCCTGCCTGGACGTGCAGAACGGACGGGTGGTGAAGAACGTCCGCTTCTTCGAGGACCACCGCGACGCCGGGGACCCGCTGGTGCTGGCCCAGGCGTACGAGGCGCAGCAGGCCGACGAACTGGTGTTCTACGACATCACCGCCACGTTTGAAGGCCGCAGCCTGATGCTGGACGTCGCCGCCAGGGTCGCCGAGCAGGTCATGATGCCCCTGACCGTCGGGGGCGGCGTGAACCACCTCTCGGATTTCCGGCAGTTGCTGCTGGCCGGCGCGGACAAGATCAGCGTGAACAGCGGCGCCCTGACCCGCCCCGAACTGATCCGCGAGGCCAGCGACCACCACGGCGCGCAGTGCGTGATGCTGAGCATCGACGCCAAACGCCGTCCGGACGGGCGGGGCTGGAACGTGTTCCGCGCCGGCGGGCGCGTGGACACCGGCCTGGACCTGATCGAGTGGGCCGTGCGCGGCCAGGCGCTCGGCGCGGGCGAGGTCTGCCTGAACGTCATGGACGCCGACGGCACCCGCGCCGGCTTCGACCTGCAGGCGACCCGCGCGGTGGCCAGCGCGCTGGACATTCCGGTGATTGCGTCCGGCGGCGCCGGGAAACTCGAGGATTTCCGTGACGTGCTGCGCGGCGGTGACAGCGGCGGGCACGCCGACGCCGCGCTGGCCGCCAGCGTCTTCCACTTCGGGGAACTGACCGTGCCGCAGGTCAAGGCGTACCTGAAAGGCGAGGGGCTGCCCGTGCGGCCCGACTGGCAGGACACCCACACGCCCTGA